The DNA window tttcattaagaaaacaacatccagatgcataattattattatatatgttgatgatttaaacatcattggaacgaataagaaaattcaagaagttgtgtcgtacttgaaggaagaatttgaaatgaaggacctTGGAAAACGATGTATTTTCTGGGTTTGCAAATTGAACATAGAGAATGTGGAATATTTGTTCACCActcaaattatacagaaaaggtCCTTAAACGTTTtcatatggataaatcaaatcgtttaagtactccaatggttgttagatcattaaacataaaaAATGATTCATTCCATCCATATGAAGATGATGAAGTTATTCTTGGTacagtgatcgagcaaaacttgcacagtaaaatccccaataaaaatatgattttgtatgctcaaaaattaatcgcaagtgcacgatgtcaagtaataatatagtgtacaagagtacgagtatcgttccactgaagactgtgtttaacaattattatttttagttatttaacatttagcaacgaaaattgagttgtgtgattattcctactatactcaaataaatatgcaattaaaattattcaacaagtaatgaatgagaatttaatctaaaatgttgagttaaaattcaatgaaaaatggatttgttgggaatcttggttcacctacccctcgtttatTAATCAATTCtttcgatcgtgatctacgcttccgacaagatttcctaatctattgaacctactctctcgagctatgccaaactaattctactcaatgaagtaattaaatgtcttcaattatttatcaagagcaaatcgcatttcgatttatgaaatcccctagttttcgaccctaaggactatgactatcggcacgtatccaatttcatatatctatataaattgtagatccgcggattatactactctaTGTCTctatcctatcactcgttattctctcgaactcactcgtgatatgaaaacgtcgttaaagttagctacgctttaatgacacagtaaaacagtagtaaaatcaagaataacgcacaatcgaaatataaattaattcaaatcaacgttcggggtaggatcccctttaatcccaacaaataataaagttagctaatataattcataattaaactaagcaaaacaatgtttaaaagataaaaactaaGTTAGAAATACTAGAATTGACGAAAAACGCGAGAAACGATGCCCAGAATCTTCaattcttcaatccaagcgcaaaagtGCTCTCCAAGGCATCCGGCGGCTGAAGAATGATGTCTGAATATGTCTGAGTTCATGCCTTTTTCCTTCCATATCAGTCTTCTCCAGAAAAAATGGCAAGGAATCGCGCAAAATATTTTCCAAAGTTAcatcgcgcccgggcggacataagtttccgcccgggcggacatctCTCGCAGATCTGgcctttttatttttctttgccgcgcccgggcggatgtgaATGTCCGCCCGGGTGGATGCTTCTcgcaaaatttatttttccacaCCTTGGATGCGCCCGAGCGGATGGCAATGTGCGCCCGGGCGAGGGTCTCTCGAATTTCTTCTTTAAAGCTTCATTCTATTCCCAACTCACCTGCATTTTCTCCAACTAAACTCATAAATAACCAAAAACATAACTAATgctaaaataacacaaaatgcatgaaatctaaatgataaatgcaacacaatgcGACATAACGATATGCAAAAACACGTAAAATCCACCTCTATCATACAGAAGTACCATATATAAGTGCTATTGGTGCTCTTATGTATCTTACGAATAGCACAagacctgatatatcttttgctgtAAATTTTTTGGTAAGATTTAGCTCATATCTAACAAAAAAACACTGGAacgaaattaaacatatattctgttatttaCGAGGatcgacagacttgggacttttgtattcaaaagataccaatcaaagcataattgtttatgctgatgctgggcatttatctgatccacacaaggcacgttccccaaaaagatatgtatttactcgtagAGGCACTGTAATTTCTTGgtgttcacagaaacaaacacttgTAACAACTTCATTAAATCACGTCGATTTTATTGCACtgcgtgaatgtgtgtggttaaaataaTGACCGAACacatccaaatctcatgcggattatcattcgataaGAAGTCTGTgacactatatgaagataatgttgCATGTGTTGTTCAAATGAAAGAAAGATACATAAAATGcgacataaataaatatattctctctaagttcttcgcattcacataagagcttgagaagaataaagatattgttggaatatttcatgttcgcaatcttgattttgatgttaacaaaacttgttattgtgtttctaacatatttactcaagtgtgaagttgcaaacacaagaagcaagctgaaactgaattttgcacaaactgaatttctggcaagcttcggtgttttgaagatatctctcaactggatgatccaaatgactATCCGCCAATTGgaatgatcagaaaactcaatttgaaacaagttgtatttcacgtcagttgggcaaaatcggatgttatcatatTTCAGTTGCGTTTGAGCAGAtgccgtattttggtcatatatctcagctcggttatcgaaacgaagcgattcagtatgcgttggaaagctaagacaaagatctacaaatcattcttataagtcaaagtctgaatcgaagcttacgatgctgataaatgacgatgaagctactggttctgcacaaactgaatacagctagactgatttcagcacacctgctgaaactgaaccaactgaaccaactgctgaccagctgctgaccaactgaactgaaccagctgctgaccaactgaaactaaaccagtccaactgaatgaccagttgagttgaccagagttgaccagtcgggaaaatgcccagcaagctgaatttgaccattgcaatctcggaaacagtacagaaacttttcaaacggtcatattcttgtgtctaacgtatatatcagtgttggagcctataaatacaacatattgaagatcaaacaagagctttgaagtggattcaaagcatgggcagttagaaTGAAGAAAtctgctagttgagagcacaagcccttgtgtgaggatacatttgagatgcacactgtaaatgataaatttctcacacacaatcactcacacatatagaagagagttgaagttcaaaaATTAGTTttgtgagtcttgcacaaagacgtaaaacttgtgtatgtagtctttgcatatgagacattaaacaatatgctgattgtgaggtgctgcctacaatcgtgagtgttaggagttcagtttaggcagtgggtaagtcctagctgaatgggtttgtacaaggtgttgtataaatcaaagtcttctagtggatccttcccaaggggaagaagggttgacgtaggagtgtttgaaatctccgaacatccataaacaaattcgtgtctatttgtttattgcatttatttatcattttcacTGTTTTtatagatgcattgttgaagcattttatgtcttcttcaaataccaaaatattgcataccaagtgtttgataaaatgcttcaaccgaaaatctttttactcattcaacttgcatatatcttaaatggtttacaaaatatttattcggtttctacgaaggattatttcgagtgttttccgcttggtttcaaaccaaactcgatttaattcatcggtgttcaatatttcaagaaccgagctattataGCTCAACGATGATCTCCCTAACCGATCCCAACAGATATTGATATTCGTTATATTCAATCAAGTAAAAACTCATCAGAtcgatctcttcacaaaggcacttcctacgacaatattcagaaaacatatatataacattgggatgcgcaatctacgaaatttgtgaagaatagtTCGTATTAACATGATaaggagtttacgtgactgcactcttttttccttattatggtttttatcccaatgagttTTTCCTAGTATGGTTTTTAACGAGACAGTataaaacacgtaatgaagacaatcattattgtatcattatcatcatcacaagggagATTGTTGAAAATATGAgttgtaaatatttaaaattattgtgtgatgatgtatgtaatgatgtatttatattttgattatttccaaagaaattctataaataggtcTCACAAATTCATTTGTGAAGACAATCACAAGTAGAGAGAATTTTATAAAGTGTAGTTTGGTATATTTTGAgagttttgagatttttacttttttaccgtaaaattttaattttaacatATATAAGGAAGATTTTATCAAGTAatacatgaaaaaaaattaGGTGGATCGGAATCGGAGTGTTAGTCAGCTGCCATTTATTAATTCTTTCATCTTAACCATGGAGTCATATATATGCTCCCAAGTGAGCcgacctatatatatatatatatatatatatatatatatatatatatatatatgcgctGGTTGGATAGCTTCGTAAAGTAGGGTTAGGGAAAATTTCTATTCAAAAAGCTATTGATATCTTCATCAATCCCAAAGATTTAGGCTTTTTTGTGCTTTTATAcaaattaagaaaattattGGTAAAACAAGTTTTAGTGATAAATTTATCATTTTACActtatttaatgatttttttaatataatataaaaacttGTTGGaagtaaataattaaatttaacatttatatTTAAGACGGAGCTAGTACACACTATTCTCAAAGTCTGTATAGTAATTTCAGAAGTTAAATGTAAGCATCCTATCTCTGGTTTAGATCAATTGTGCTGTGCAAATTTTGATTGCCgcatatttttcaaataaattctaaaaatTGTTGAAtacaaatataatttattattttcccaatataaatatatattatccaggcgcaaaaaaaataaaataagggCTTGCGGTTGGTGGCCTGAGCTTACCTATTAGTTATTGTTATCAGGCAGACAATGTTTCATTATAACAttaaattagtattttttttaagtaCTTCAATTAGCTATAAACCAAACAACTAGCtgtcaaaattcaaaatttaggtaATATATATATCGTCTAAGTTAGTAGCTAAGTTGGTTCATTGACTGCCGATGCTGATCTTAAaactagatttttaaaaaaaaatatgcattaatattttcttaattaaatcCATAATGTACGTAGGACATCATGTGatgcttgtatatatatatctcctTGATCATTCAAAGATATATTGATCGACTCACACATCTAAATTATTGAATTTGATCATATATAAGGTATTGAAAACAAGGTATGGAGAAGCAAGTCCGTGATATTTACTGCGAACATGTAAACGATGAAGATGACGAAGCATTTCTTGAGTGCATGGTTGCATGTGGATCCCATGTCCTCCGATCTGTTTTGATGGCTTCTATCCAACTCGACTTATTCGATATCATCGGAAAGTCCGGTGATGGGGCTCTTGTATCGGCTTTTGAGATCGCTTCTCAGCTTCAAACGCGTAATGTTGAGGGAGCATCCGGCGTGCTCGACTCCATGCTTCGGGTGCTGGTCACTCAATCTTTCCTTACTTGTTCGACTATTGATCATGCTTCTACAACTGAATTACGTTATGGACTTGCGCCAAAAGGAAAGTTCTTTGTTTCAGATGAGAGGGGGGTCTCATTGGTACAGCTTTATGCCCTAGCATGCCAATGGGAATCAAGCAATCCGTCGTAAGTGATGTTTATTGTTCTCGTTTTGAAGGCTATGTTTTGCAAATTAACCTTCTTCGGctctttgttttgttttgtctaTTTTTCCCACTAAAACATTAAACCTAAATAGCCATAAACAAGAACATGTTGATTGATCTCTTGCAGCATTGGATTAAAAGATGCGGTTCTCCAAGGTGGATTTCTTTTGGAAAATGCCCAGACGGTTTTTGAACTCTTAGCCTCAAATCCTGAGTCCAACAAGATATTCAACGACGCAATGGGATGTGTGTCTACTCCAACTATGAAACAGATTCTTAAAGTATACAATGGTTTCGAGGGATTGCACACAATAGTGGACGTGGGTGGTGGTAACGGTGCAACtctaaatatgattatttctaAGCACACTTCGATTAGTGGCATTAACTTGGATTCTCCAGAAGTCATACGAACTGCCCCAATCTCTAAAGGTATATATATCTAAGCATTAATGATTTTCTTTTCCTGTTAAAATTTATTAGTTATCATCTGATAAAAATATCAGTTAGTttgtctttttctttttccGATTGATTGTTTTCAATTAATGCCTCATATCCATGCATTAATATTAATCGTGTGGCGGAGCGACTTTGTGTCGGACCAAACCACACTATCCGATCAAAAAAATCGAATGATTTAGATTCGaggaaataatttcaaattactTTATGTTCTTAGGAATTTGAAAtctgttgaaataatatattttaatatggaaaaagtaatagttgaatatttgaatgttgaaaataagagttgtaaagttagaaatttgtgtgtgatgatgtaggtaatgatgtattttatttttggattatgtgtaatgaaactctataaatagatctctcatttgtgaagaaaatcacaattgagtagagagaaaaatattataaagtgtgtagtttggtaaattttgagagtttgagatttttactttttaccataaatttttactttttcacaacacgttatcagcacgaagctctaaaagtcctacatactattccaagctccaaacagaagaaaaaggtaacaaaagtaataatatttattttactgttatttatttattgtgtatttatttaatatacaatataatgttattattagaaataataaaaataaatttttcataaaacttgttataaatcctgggaggatgttaagacgacatcccacactcccggtaagggatatgacaagtataaaagcctatacggtttttaaacaaaaagtaataatatttattttactgttatttatttattgtgtatttatttaatatacaatataatgttattattagaaataataaaaataaattttcataaacttgttataaatcctgggaggacgttaagacgacatcccacactcccggtaagggatacgacaagtataaaagcctataaggtttttaaacaaaataaattatgacactcattataatattatgatatgatatacataattatttaaacatgtctaatattatatacatcatattattaccataaaattatacaaatacatacatttattttttgtacaccaacggtcataaacggtaacaaacggctagtttttgccctataaatatcatctcacaaacacattc is part of the Primulina eburnea isolate SZY01 chromosome 1, ASM2296580v1, whole genome shotgun sequence genome and encodes:
- the LOC140813946 gene encoding caffeic acid 3-O-methyltransferase-like codes for the protein MEKQVRDIYCEHVNDEDDEAFLECMVACGSHVLRSVLMASIQLDLFDIIGKSGDGALVSAFEIASQLQTRNVEGASGVLDSMLRVLVTQSFLTCSTIDHASTTELRYGLAPKGKFFVSDERGVSLVQLYALACQWESSNPSIGLKDAVLQGGFLLENAQTVFELLASNPESNKIFNDAMGCVSTPTMKQILKVYNGFEGLHTIVDVGGGNGATLNMIISKHTSISGINLDSPEVIRTAPISKGVKHVSGDMFVEVPKGDAIILKSVLHDWVAERCVELLKNCYKALPKKGKVIVIEYILPDQIPQTDVYSRYVSLLNVIMLSMNGKERTKGEYEAMATQAGFAEFKVVCRAYGSWVMELVKL